A DNA window from Acetobacter aceti NBRC 14818 contains the following coding sequences:
- a CDS encoding metal ABC transporter solute-binding protein, Zn/Mn family: MRFSLPSAAVFALCFGVLSSGVLSVSQASAESTDVTRIVAAENVWGDIAAQIGGPRVVVDSILSSPDLDPRRFEPSPAMVLKVKQADLIILNGAGFDSWMDRMAHSKSTIRIASIAGWRDDENPHFWFDPVVVDRVARDIAHQLRLDDSSGGLASFESDLARLQTRIVRLRQRIRETPIAVTDPLPGGLTEELGLVTENSAFLLAVMNGVEPEPAIVAQFENDLKNGQIKLLIYNPQTATSSVSHLLEVAKEAGVPCMPLTETLPPGLHWQDWMAQILDGIESHLLKPDLH, from the coding sequence ATGCGCTTCTCCCTGCCTTCTGCCGCCGTTTTCGCACTGTGTTTCGGCGTATTGTCTTCTGGTGTCCTGTCCGTCTCTCAGGCCAGTGCGGAGAGCACGGATGTGACGCGTATCGTTGCCGCCGAAAATGTCTGGGGTGATATCGCCGCTCAGATCGGTGGTCCGAGGGTCGTTGTGGACAGCATCCTCAGTTCGCCCGACCTTGATCCACGCCGGTTTGAACCTTCCCCCGCGATGGTGCTGAAGGTGAAACAGGCCGATCTGATCATTCTGAACGGAGCCGGATTTGATTCGTGGATGGACCGTATGGCCCACTCCAAGTCCACGATCCGGATTGCATCGATTGCAGGCTGGCGGGACGATGAAAACCCGCACTTCTGGTTCGATCCGGTGGTGGTCGATCGTGTGGCGCGAGACATCGCCCACCAGCTCCGGCTGGATGATTCGTCGGGTGGTCTGGCGTCTTTTGAAAGCGATCTTGCCCGCTTGCAGACGCGGATCGTCCGTCTGCGGCAGCGCATACGCGAGACTCCGATTGCCGTGACAGATCCCCTGCCGGGCGGTCTGACAGAAGAGCTGGGGCTGGTCACGGAAAACAGCGCTTTCCTGCTCGCCGTCATGAACGGTGTCGAGCCGGAGCCTGCCATTGTCGCGCAGTTCGAGAACGATCTGAAAAATGGCCAGATCAAGCTGCTGATCTATAATCCTCAGACAGCAACATCCTCCGTCTCACATCTGCTGGAAGTCGCAAAAGAGGCGGGCGTTCCGTGCATGCCCCTTACCGAGACGTTGCCACCGGGACTGCACTGGCAGGACTGGATGGCGCAGATTCTCGATGGGATTGAAAGCCATCTTCTGAAACCTGACCTGCACTGA
- a CDS encoding Rrf2 family transcriptional regulator: protein MRLTQHSDYALRALVFLASNPDRLSSIREIAECYGLSENYMIKIIHRLGQGGFVETIRGRNGGLRLGQPTDTIRIGDVVRFTEDDCALVSCMQPPGERNGTPCLLMPDCILRHTLDEALEAFFAVLDNRTLADMIGESERQKLTLPAYTAS, encoded by the coding sequence ATGCGTCTTACCCAACATTCCGACTATGCCCTGCGTGCTCTGGTCTTTCTGGCCAGCAATCCCGACCGGCTGTCCTCCATCCGTGAAATTGCCGAATGCTACGGTCTCTCGGAAAACTACATGATCAAGATCATCCACCGTCTTGGACAGGGTGGCTTTGTCGAGACCATCAGAGGCCGCAACGGCGGCCTGCGGCTGGGGCAACCGACTGACACTATCCGGATTGGTGACGTGGTGCGGTTTACTGAAGATGACTGCGCACTGGTGTCCTGCATGCAGCCACCGGGGGAGCGGAACGGCACGCCCTGTCTGCTCATGCCGGACTGCATCCTGCGTCATACGCTCGACGAAGCGCTTGAAGCGTTTTTTGCCGTGCTGGATAATCGCACCCTTGCGGACATGATCGGGGAGAGCGAGAGACAGAAACTCACACTCCCGGCATACACCGCTTCATGA
- the hmpA gene encoding NO-inducible flavohemoprotein — MAAPLDDKTRSIVKACVPALEAHGLDITQEMYKRLLADPEVRDLFNMSHQKDGEQPKALALAVLAYAHNIDTLGNLGGMVERITQKHVGLNILPEHYPLVGKALLGAIEHVLGDAATPEIMEAWAKAYWFLADVLIGREKQIYDEHEAAPGGWIGWRSFRVRSVTQESSIIRSFELVPTDGKPVMKHLPGQYLSFKLDIPGHGSQRRNYSISSAPSSDHYRISVRKEEGGVVSSWFHDVVHEGTELQVSAPAGDFVYDSANEQKTVFLSAGIGLTPFISAIDALSADEKKKIRFIHGAHAADTNAFGADIRKLADAGVLQADIFFSAGLPSDAVEVPSMHYHAGRITKDWLTTQIDPGAVYRLCGPDGFMRDMVETLKAAGVPVANIRYEFFGSAADAELLAAV, encoded by the coding sequence ATGGCCGCTCCTCTCGACGACAAGACCCGCTCCATCGTCAAAGCCTGCGTTCCGGCGCTCGAGGCGCATGGGCTGGATATCACGCAGGAAATGTACAAACGGCTGCTGGCTGATCCCGAGGTCCGCGACCTGTTCAACATGTCGCACCAGAAGGATGGTGAGCAGCCCAAGGCGCTGGCCCTCGCCGTGCTGGCCTATGCCCACAACATCGACACGCTTGGCAATCTTGGCGGCATGGTCGAACGCATCACCCAGAAGCATGTCGGACTGAACATTCTGCCCGAGCATTATCCGCTTGTTGGCAAGGCGCTGCTGGGCGCCATCGAGCATGTGCTGGGTGACGCCGCGACACCAGAGATCATGGAGGCGTGGGCCAAGGCGTACTGGTTCCTCGCTGACGTGCTGATTGGTCGTGAAAAACAGATCTACGACGAGCATGAAGCAGCGCCCGGCGGCTGGATCGGCTGGCGCTCTTTCCGTGTCCGCTCCGTGACGCAGGAAAGCAGCATTATCCGCTCGTTCGAACTGGTGCCGACCGATGGCAAGCCGGTGATGAAACATCTGCCGGGCCAGTATCTGAGTTTCAAACTGGACATTCCGGGACACGGCTCGCAGCGTCGCAATTACAGCATTTCCTCCGCACCTTCTTCCGATCACTATCGGATCAGCGTGCGGAAAGAAGAGGGGGGCGTCGTCTCCTCATGGTTCCACGATGTGGTGCATGAAGGAACCGAGTTGCAGGTTTCAGCCCCAGCCGGTGATTTCGTTTATGACTCTGCCAATGAACAGAAAACGGTTTTTCTCAGCGCTGGCATCGGTCTGACGCCATTTATTTCCGCAATCGATGCGCTGTCTGCTGACGAGAAAAAGAAAATCCGCTTCATCCACGGAGCGCATGCGGCTGACACCAATGCTTTTGGTGCTGACATTCGCAAGCTGGCGGATGCCGGGGTTTTGCAGGCAGACATCTTCTTCAGTGCAGGCCTGCCTTCCGACGCCGTTGAGGTTCCCAGCATGCATTATCACGCAGGTCGTATCACGAAGGATTGGCTGACAACGCAGATTGATCCCGGTGCAGTCTATCGTCTCTGCGGTCCGGATGGCTTCATGCGCGATATGGTTGAGACTCTGAAAGCAGCAGGTGTTCCGGTCGCCAATATTCGTTATGAGTTCTTTGGTTCAGCCGCCGACGCAGAGCTTCTTGCCGCCGTTTAA
- the ybaK gene encoding Cys-tRNA(Pro) deacylase has product MSKTTPASAFLKRSGIPFEMLQYEYDPSVSKLGVHAAAAVNEPAERVFKTLMAEVDGKPVCAVIPVAQELSLKKLATACSGKSAKIMKPADAERITGYKVGGISPFGGRRNVPTFLAHEASVLPYILMNGGGRGLQVRLRVQDALVAMQGQLADLVASHG; this is encoded by the coding sequence ATGAGTAAGACAACTCCGGCGAGCGCCTTCCTCAAGCGCAGCGGTATTCCGTTTGAGATGCTTCAGTATGAATATGATCCTTCCGTGAGCAAGCTGGGCGTGCATGCAGCGGCGGCGGTCAATGAGCCTGCCGAACGGGTTTTCAAGACGCTGATGGCGGAAGTGGATGGAAAGCCGGTTTGCGCGGTTATTCCTGTTGCGCAGGAGCTGAGCCTGAAAAAACTGGCGACTGCCTGTAGTGGTAAAAGCGCAAAAATCATGAAGCCTGCGGATGCGGAGCGTATTACCGGTTACAAGGTCGGTGGGATCAGTCCTTTTGGTGGACGTCGAAATGTACCGACTTTTCTTGCGCATGAAGCATCAGTGCTGCCGTATATCCTGATGAATGGTGGAGGACGTGGTCTACAGGTCAGATTGAGAGTTCAAGATGCGCTTGTCGCGATGCAGGGCCAACTCGCTGATCTTGTTGCTTCTCACGGGTAG
- a CDS encoding DEAD/DEAH box helicase — MTTFADLQLAEPLLRALTEEGYSEPTPIQAQSIPYLLAGRDLLGLAQTGTGKTAAFALPILQHLLTHRHAAPPKGARVLVLAPTRELASQIDDSFKSYARHMKLTHTVIFGGVGQGRQVEAMRRGVDVLVAAPGRLLDLMGQGFIDLRDLEILVLDEADRMLDMGFVRDIKRIVAALPRDRQTLLFSATMPNSITELAGSLLRDPAKVEVTPPSSTVDRIRQVVMFVDPDQKKDALLLLLESPKVVRAVVFTLMKHEANKVAEFLNKNGITAEAIHGNKSQGARERAMSGFRSGSVKVLVATDIAARGIDVDEVSHVFNYDLPNIPESYVHRIGRTARAGREGWAISFCDPEQRAWLKDIERTIGKSVPVVRDHPYHSDAAEHSTQRPPVLGGGRGRGGGQNRGGPNRGGSRNGNGGGGGGNRRPRGTRRVA; from the coding sequence ATGACCACGTTTGCCGACCTGCAGCTTGCCGAACCCCTGTTGCGGGCTCTTACCGAAGAAGGCTATTCGGAGCCGACGCCGATTCAGGCGCAATCCATTCCCTATCTTCTGGCTGGGCGTGATCTCCTGGGTCTTGCGCAAACCGGAACGGGCAAGACGGCTGCTTTTGCGTTGCCTATTCTCCAGCATCTTCTCACGCATCGTCATGCGGCACCGCCGAAGGGCGCACGGGTTCTGGTGCTGGCGCCCACGCGTGAGCTGGCCTCCCAGATTGATGATAGTTTCAAGTCTTACGCTCGCCATATGAAACTGACCCACACCGTGATCTTCGGTGGCGTGGGTCAGGGACGTCAGGTTGAGGCGATGCGTCGAGGTGTTGACGTGCTGGTGGCGGCGCCGGGGCGTCTGCTTGACCTCATGGGACAGGGTTTCATTGATCTGCGTGATCTGGAAATTCTGGTTCTGGATGAAGCTGACCGGATGCTGGATATGGGCTTTGTGCGCGATATCAAGCGCATTGTCGCTGCTCTGCCGCGCGATCGCCAGACCCTGCTGTTCTCGGCCACCATGCCGAACAGCATCACGGAACTGGCGGGCAGTCTCCTGCGGGACCCGGCCAAGGTTGAGGTGACGCCTCCATCCAGCACCGTGGATCGCATCCGTCAGGTTGTGATGTTTGTTGATCCCGACCAGAAAAAGGATGCGTTGCTTCTTCTGCTGGAATCTCCGAAAGTTGTTCGAGCTGTCGTTTTCACGCTGATGAAACACGAAGCGAACAAGGTTGCGGAATTCCTGAATAAAAACGGCATTACGGCTGAGGCCATTCACGGCAACAAGTCTCAGGGTGCTCGTGAACGGGCAATGAGCGGTTTCCGCTCCGGCTCAGTCAAGGTTCTGGTGGCGACGGATATTGCGGCGCGTGGCATTGACGTGGATGAAGTCTCACACGTCTTCAATTATGACCTGCCCAACATCCCGGAAAGCTATGTGCATCGCATCGGACGCACGGCGCGTGCCGGGCGTGAAGGCTGGGCGATTTCATTCTGCGATCCCGAACAGCGGGCCTGGCTGAAGGATATCGAGCGGACGATCGGCAAGAGCGTGCCTGTTGTCCGGGATCACCCTTATCATTCCGATGCAGCCGAGCATTCCACGCAACGTCCGCCCGTTCTGGGTGGTGGTCGTGGACGCGGCGGCGGCCAGAATCGTGGCGGACCGAACCGTGGTGGTAGCCGTAACGGCAATGGTGGCGGAGGGGGCGGCAATCGCCGTCCTCGGGGAACGCGTCGAGTCGCCTGA
- a CDS encoding BadF/BadG/BcrA/BcrD ATPase family protein, with product MTDRSMLLLAIDAGATKTVLRIATPSGDVLAESRGGPANIATSVEQAAKSMEGALRSAIQTAGLTEDMLHNGEVKWIAAAGAAGAEVGGRPEKLKAFFPYLTIFDVRTDAYTSCLGAHGGADGAIVAIGTGSVGYAICGDRNHRVGGWGFPQSDEGGGARIGLAAVRHMLAASDGRIRESDLSVAVRHYLQELGSDPMTWSVGASATDFAALAPVVLRTAKNGCGAAARLLESAGKDIAGLLDALLKKDGFSEIKVVFTGGLATEILPWCPQAVRDKGVLCQGTSLDGAMKVAMQRACLT from the coding sequence TTGACCGATCGGTCAATGCTTCTGCTCGCCATTGATGCGGGAGCGACCAAAACAGTCCTGCGTATCGCGACGCCTTCCGGGGATGTGCTGGCAGAAAGCCGTGGTGGGCCAGCCAATATTGCAACGTCCGTTGAGCAGGCAGCGAAATCCATGGAAGGCGCATTGCGCAGCGCGATACAGACGGCGGGTCTGACCGAGGATATGCTGCATAATGGCGAAGTGAAATGGATTGCGGCAGCGGGTGCAGCAGGTGCCGAAGTCGGGGGACGTCCGGAAAAACTGAAAGCATTTTTTCCATATTTAACGATTTTTGATGTTCGGACTGATGCCTATACCTCATGTCTCGGGGCACATGGCGGTGCGGATGGTGCGATTGTCGCCATAGGCACGGGCAGCGTTGGTTACGCCATCTGTGGAGATCGTAACCATCGTGTTGGTGGGTGGGGTTTTCCACAGAGTGATGAAGGCGGTGGCGCCCGGATCGGTCTTGCGGCTGTCCGTCACATGCTTGCAGCGTCTGATGGCCGGATAAGGGAAAGTGATCTTTCCGTTGCTGTTCGACATTATCTGCAAGAGCTGGGATCGGATCCCATGACATGGAGCGTCGGGGCGTCGGCGACTGATTTTGCCGCTCTGGCGCCGGTTGTTTTGCGGACTGCGAAAAACGGATGTGGAGCGGCGGCAAGACTTCTTGAAAGCGCTGGGAAGGATATTGCGGGGCTTCTTGATGCTCTTTTGAAAAAAGACGGATTTTCAGAAATTAAAGTCGTTTTTACGGGAGGGCTCGCGACTGAAATTTTGCCCTGGTGTCCTCAGGCTGTCAGAGATAAAGGTGTATTGTGTCAGGGAACATCTCTTGATGGCGCAATGAAAGTTGCGATGCAACGGGCCTGTCTGACGTGA
- the metW gene encoding methionine biosynthesis protein MetW, producing the protein MRLDQRLIAKMITPGTRVLDIGSGDGTLIDHLFRTRGCDARGIEIDMGEVTRSVAHGLPVVHGDADHDLAHYPDNSFDYVVLQRTLQAVERPREVLRQMLRIGRYAIVSFPNFGHWEMRVKLLFGGRMPNTAVWHTPWYATPNIHPCTIRDFLALCDEDGYRVHEWMAIDEEGDRAPWRRSIRLANLFGEQALFRLGKGR; encoded by the coding sequence ATGCGCCTTGATCAGCGTCTGATTGCAAAGATGATCACACCGGGCACACGCGTTCTGGATATAGGAAGCGGCGACGGCACCCTGATCGACCATCTTTTCCGCACGCGGGGATGTGATGCGCGCGGGATCGAGATTGATATGGGTGAGGTCACACGTTCCGTGGCGCACGGTCTCCCGGTGGTGCATGGGGATGCGGATCATGATCTGGCGCATTATCCCGACAACAGCTTTGACTATGTCGTGTTGCAACGCACGCTGCAGGCGGTCGAGCGGCCACGAGAAGTCCTGCGTCAGATGCTTCGGATCGGACGATATGCTATCGTCTCTTTTCCGAATTTCGGTCATTGGGAAATGCGTGTGAAGTTGCTGTTTGGTGGTCGGATGCCGAACACGGCTGTCTGGCATACGCCCTGGTACGCCACACCGAATATCCATCCTTGCACGATCAGGGATTTTCTCGCGCTGTGTGATGAGGATGGCTATCGCGTGCATGAATGGATGGCCATTGATGAAGAGGGGGATCGCGCGCCCTGGCGGCGGTCGATCCGTCTTGCAAATCTTTTTGGAGAGCAGGCGCTTTTCCGTCTCGGCAAAGGGCGTTGA